From a single Thermoleophilia bacterium genomic region:
- the tuf gene encoding elongation factor Tu, producing the protein MSKEKFERDKPHVNVGTIGHVDHGKTTLTAAITNTLSGEGDTEAKSFAEIDNAPEEKERGITIATSHVEYETPARHYAHVDCPGHADYVKNMITGAAQMDGAILVVSAADGVMPQTREHILLARQVNVPHVVVFLNKIDQVDDDELIELVEEEVRDLLNEYGFDGDNTPIIKGSATMALEGDEEMKARIVELGEALDTYIPEPVRELDKPFLMPVEDIFSITGRGTVATGRIEQGIVNTGDTIEIVGIHEKTETTTVTGVEMFRKILDEGRAGDNVGCLLRGTKREDIQRGQVLCKPGSITPHTKFVAEAYILTKEEGGRHTPFFTNYRPQFYFRTTDVTGIIRLKEGVEMIMPGDNAE; encoded by the coding sequence ATGTCCAAGGAGAAGTTCGAACGCGATAAGCCGCATGTAAACGTCGGCACCATCGGTCACGTCGACCATGGCAAGACCACTCTTACGGCTGCGATCACCAATACGCTTTCCGGCGAGGGCGACACCGAGGCGAAGAGCTTTGCCGAGATCGACAACGCTCCCGAAGAGAAGGAGCGCGGCATCACGATCGCGACCTCTCACGTCGAGTACGAGACCCCGGCCCGCCACTACGCCCACGTCGACTGCCCCGGCCACGCCGATTACGTCAAGAACATGATCACCGGCGCCGCCCAGATGGACGGCGCGATCCTCGTGGTCTCCGCCGCCGACGGCGTCATGCCCCAGACCCGCGAGCACATCCTGCTCGCGCGTCAGGTCAACGTGCCGCACGTCGTCGTCTTCCTCAACAAGATCGACCAGGTCGACGACGACGAGCTGATCGAGCTGGTCGAAGAAGAAGTGCGTGACCTGCTCAACGAGTACGGCTTCGACGGCGACAACACCCCGATCATCAAGGGCTCCGCGACCATGGCGCTCGAAGGCGACGAAGAAATGAAGGCCCGGATCGTCGAACTCGGCGAAGCGCTCGACACCTACATCCCCGAGCCCGTCCGCGAACTCGACAAGCCTTTCCTGATGCCCGTCGAAGACATCTTCTCGATCACCGGACGCGGCACCGTCGCGACCGGCCGCATCGAGCAGGGCATCGTCAACACCGGCGACACGATCGAGATCGTCGGTATCCACGAGAAGACCGAGACGACGACCGTCACGGGCGTCGAGATGTTCCGCAAGATCCTCGACGAGGGTCGTGCCGGAGACAACGTCGGTTGCCTGCTCCGTGGTACCAAGCGCGAAGACATCCAACGCGGACAGGTTCTCTGCAAGCCCGGCTCGATCACGCCGCACACCAAGTTCGTGGCCGAGGCCTATATCCTGACCAAGGAAGAGGGCGGACGTCACACCCCGTTCTTCACCAACTACCGCCCGCAGTTCTACTTCCGCACGACCGACGTGACGGGGATCATCCGTCTGAAGGAAGGCGTGGAGATGATCATGCCGGGCGACAACGCGGAAC
- the fusA gene encoding elongation factor G — translation MPREFALDKTRNIGIMAHIDAGKTTTTERILYYTGKTHKIGEVHEGAATMDWMEQEQERGITITSAATACEWLDHRINIIDTPGHVDFTVEVERSLRVLDGAIAVFDSVAGVEPQSETVWRQADKYSVPRIAYINKMDRTGADFYMSVRTIKERLGANAVPIQLPIGAEGDFLGIIDLVTMKATVYKDDLGEEIDIIDIPEDMQEQAEEYRGAMVEACADHDDKLMELYLAEEEISEAQIMQALKEATLAITITPVLCGSSFKNKGVQPLLDTIVALLPSPVEVPAVEGLLPMRKGEDEREQDDRPADDSGPFAALAFKVMSDPYVGKLTYFRVYSGTLEAGGRVLNVTTGKTERIGRLLMMHANSRSEIEKVYSGDICAGVGLKNTGTGDTLSAPDAPIELESMTFPDTVIAVAIEPKTKSDQEKMGTALQRLSEEDPTFKIESDEETGQTLIHGMGELHLEVLVDRMIREFNVAANVGKPQVAYRETIRKRVEKVNAKFARQTGGRGQYGHAVINIEPAPGEGFIFESKIKGGVIPTEYIPAVRQGITEALENGVKAGYPLVDLKVELIDGSYHDVDSSEMAFKIAGSMALQEGARRANPALLEPVMAVEVTTPEDYLGDVIGDLSRRRGKVQGQEQRGTGLIVDAYVPLSEMFGYSTDLRSATQGRASYSMQFERYEEVPGSIAEEISESRSGDKSGSGV, via the coding sequence ATGCCGCGCGAATTCGCACTTGACAAGACCCGCAACATCGGGATCATGGCTCACATCGACGCCGGCAAGACGACGACGACCGAGCGCATCCTCTATTACACCGGCAAGACCCACAAGATCGGTGAGGTTCATGAGGGCGCCGCGACCATGGACTGGATGGAGCAGGAGCAGGAGCGGGGGATCACCATCACCTCCGCCGCCACCGCGTGTGAGTGGCTCGACCACCGCATCAACATCATCGACACCCCCGGCCACGTCGACTTCACGGTCGAAGTGGAGCGTTCGCTCCGGGTCCTCGACGGCGCGATCGCCGTCTTCGACTCCGTCGCCGGCGTCGAGCCCCAGTCGGAGACCGTCTGGCGCCAGGCCGACAAGTACTCGGTTCCCCGGATCGCCTACATCAACAAGATGGACCGCACCGGTGCCGACTTCTACATGTCGGTCCGCACGATCAAGGAGCGTCTCGGCGCCAACGCCGTGCCGATCCAGCTGCCGATCGGCGCCGAGGGTGATTTCCTCGGCATCATCGACCTGGTCACCATGAAGGCCACCGTCTACAAGGACGACCTCGGTGAAGAGATCGACATCATCGACATCCCGGAAGACATGCAGGAGCAGGCCGAGGAATACCGCGGCGCGATGGTCGAAGCCTGTGCCGATCACGACGACAAGCTGATGGAGCTGTACCTCGCCGAAGAGGAGATCTCCGAGGCGCAGATAATGCAGGCGCTCAAGGAAGCGACCCTGGCGATCACCATCACCCCGGTCCTCTGTGGTTCCTCCTTCAAGAACAAAGGCGTGCAGCCGCTGCTCGACACGATCGTCGCGCTGCTGCCGTCGCCGGTCGAGGTTCCAGCCGTCGAAGGCCTGCTGCCGATGAGGAAGGGCGAAGACGAGCGCGAGCAGGACGATCGCCCCGCCGATGACAGTGGCCCCTTCGCCGCACTGGCCTTCAAGGTCATGTCCGATCCTTACGTCGGCAAGCTCACCTACTTCCGCGTCTACTCGGGAACCCTCGAGGCCGGTGGCCGCGTCCTGAACGTGACCACGGGCAAGACCGAGCGCATCGGCCGCCTGCTGATGATGCACGCCAATTCGCGTTCGGAGATCGAAAAGGTCTACTCCGGCGACATCTGCGCCGGCGTCGGTCTCAAGAACACCGGCACCGGAGACACCCTCTCCGCGCCCGACGCGCCGATCGAGCTCGAATCGATGACGTTCCCGGACACGGTGATCGCTGTCGCGATCGAGCCGAAGACCAAGTCGGACCAGGAAAAGATGGGCACCGCCCTCCAGCGCCTTTCGGAAGAGGACCCGACCTTCAAGATCGAGTCCGACGAAGAGACCGGCCAGACCCTGATCCACGGCATGGGCGAACTTCACCTCGAGGTGCTGGTCGACCGCATGATCCGCGAGTTCAACGTCGCCGCCAACGTCGGCAAGCCTCAGGTGGCTTACCGCGAGACGATCCGCAAGCGTGTCGAGAAGGTCAACGCCAAGTTCGCCCGCCAGACCGGCGGCCGCGGCCAGTACGGCCACGCCGTCATAAACATCGAGCCGGCACCGGGTGAGGGCTTCATCTTCGAGTCGAAGATCAAGGGCGGAGTCATTCCGACCGAGTACATCCCGGCCGTGCGCCAGGGCATCACAGAGGCGCTCGAAAACGGGGTGAAGGCCGGTTACCCGCTGGTCGATCTCAAGGTCGAGCTGATCGACGGTTCCTACCACGATGTCGACTCCTCGGAGATGGCTTTCAAGATCGCCGGATCGATGGCGCTCCAGGAAGGTGCCCGCCGCGCCAACCCCGCTCTTCTCGAACCGGTGATGGCGGTCGAAGTGACCACTCCCGAGGACTACCTCGGCGACGTGATCGGCGACCTCTCCCGCCGCCGTGGCAAGGTCCAGGGCCAGGAGCAGCGCGGAACCGGCCTGATCGTCGACGCCTACGTGCCGCTCAGCGAGATGTTCGGTTATTCGACCGACCTGCGCTCGGCTACACAGGGCCGCGCGAGCTACTCGATGCAGTTCGAACGGTACGAAGAGGTACCCGGAAGCATCGCCGAGGAGATCTCCGAAAGCCGTTCCGGAGACAAATCCGGTTCCGGGGTCTAG